In the Candidatus Electrothrix rattekaaiensis genome, one interval contains:
- the napH gene encoding quinol dehydrogenase ferredoxin subunit NapH has protein sequence MNARIPGQEAVARKGWLQTNRWLLLRRISQLGILGLFLAGPLLGIWIVRGTLSASEVLGFLPLTDPLILLQSLAAGHPATSTAVIGALIVVVFYALIGGGLFCAWICPVNLLTDAAAWLNRRLGLKKGMTLSKSTRYWFMAAILLLSALSGTIVWEWLNPVTMLQRGLVFGMGMGWILIGAIFIFDAFLLRRGWCGHICPMGAMYSLLSSVAVLRVKAAGREHCTDCMDCFSACPEPQVIRPALKGDAQSSPVILSKNCLNCGRCIDICPHNIFRFSRRI, from the coding sequence ATGAATGCACGAATTCCGGGCCAAGAGGCTGTTGCAAGGAAAGGGTGGTTACAGACAAACAGATGGTTGCTCCTGCGTCGTATCTCGCAGCTTGGCATCCTAGGATTATTTCTGGCAGGCCCTCTGCTTGGGATATGGATTGTCAGAGGCACCCTGTCCGCCAGTGAGGTCTTGGGTTTTCTCCCTCTGACTGATCCGCTGATTTTATTGCAATCTTTAGCGGCAGGCCATCCTGCAACGTCAACAGCTGTTATCGGTGCCCTGATTGTGGTGGTTTTCTATGCCCTGATCGGTGGTGGTCTTTTCTGCGCCTGGATCTGCCCTGTCAATCTGCTGACTGATGCAGCGGCTTGGCTGAACAGGAGGCTGGGGCTGAAAAAGGGGATGACATTGAGCAAAAGCACTCGCTATTGGTTTATGGCAGCAATTCTTCTCTTGTCTGCTCTGAGCGGAACTATTGTCTGGGAGTGGCTCAATCCGGTGACCATGCTCCAGCGGGGCCTAGTTTTTGGTATGGGCATGGGCTGGATTTTAATCGGGGCGATTTTTATTTTTGATGCCTTCCTGCTGCGGCGTGGCTGGTGCGGGCATATCTGCCCAATGGGTGCGATGTACAGTTTGTTAAGCTCTGTTGCTGTCCTTCGAGTAAAGGCAGCCGGTCGGGAACACTGTACCGACTGTATGGACTGTTTTTCCGCCTGTCCCGAACCTCAGGTTATCCGACCTGCGCTCAAGGGTGATGCGCAGAGTTCCCCGGTCATCCTTTCCAAAAATTGTTTGAACTGTGGACGGTGCATTGATATCTGTCCGCATAATATTTTTCGTTTTTCCCGACGAATTTAA
- the murI gene encoding glutamate racemase, with translation MIGIFDSGVGGMTVARTIEQVCPQYPLLYFGDVAHTPYGSKSSETIIGYSRRNTDFLLSQGAQVIVVACNSAAATSIDALRAEYSVPIIDVITATTSKAAERTVNKRVGIIGTRATVLSGIYDEQIKRVNPACQIYGQACPLLVPLIEEGWLNKRETKMVLRRYLHPLRQHQIDTLILGCTHYPLLTHLIQKKIGKKVQLIDSSIETARHLKSFLDNSPEITSNIKGKFENCQPHLPEKNRFFVSDSTPPLQKLADGIFGRKINLIKINA, from the coding sequence ATGATAGGTATTTTTGACTCCGGTGTCGGCGGGATGACCGTTGCCAGAACAATTGAGCAGGTATGCCCACAATATCCCCTCCTCTACTTCGGCGATGTTGCCCATACCCCTTATGGCTCTAAGAGTTCTGAAACAATAATAGGTTACTCCCGTCGCAACACGGATTTTCTTCTGAGCCAAGGTGCGCAAGTTATCGTTGTCGCTTGTAACTCAGCAGCAGCGACTTCCATTGATGCTCTACGTGCAGAATACTCTGTTCCCATCATAGATGTCATCACGGCAACAACCAGCAAGGCAGCAGAGCGGACAGTAAACAAGCGGGTCGGAATCATAGGAACCCGTGCGACCGTTCTGTCAGGCATTTACGATGAACAGATCAAACGTGTTAATCCTGCTTGCCAAATATACGGACAGGCCTGCCCGTTGCTTGTCCCCTTGATTGAGGAAGGATGGCTCAATAAGCGCGAAACAAAAATGGTCTTAAGGCGTTATCTCCACCCGCTTCGGCAACATCAAATTGACACCTTAATTTTGGGGTGTACCCATTATCCCCTCCTGACCCATCTGATCCAGAAAAAAATCGGTAAAAAAGTACAGCTTATTGATTCATCAATTGAAACAGCCCGGCACTTAAAATCTTTCCTTGACAATTCACCTGAAATAACTTCAAATATTAAGGGAAAATTTGAGAACTGTCAACCTCACCTTCCTGAGAAAAATCGTTTTTTTGTGTCTGACTCCACCCCACCCTTACAAAAGCTGGCCGACGGAATCTTTGGTCGAAAAATAAACCTTATTAAAATAAATGCTTAA
- the napA gene encoding nitrate reductase catalytic subunit NapA — translation MKMNRRDFIKANAALAAAAVAGTQLPAAEKALAAQGDDGIRWDKAPCRFCGTGCSVLVGTKNGKIVATQGDPDAPVNRGLNCIKGYFLTKIMYGKDRLTKPLLRTKNGKYDKNGEFTPVSWDEAFGIMAEKFKEAIKKNGPTTVGMFGSGQWQVWEGYAAVKLFKAGLLSNNLDPNARHCMASAVAGFMRTFGIDEPMGCYDDLEKADAFVLWGSNMAEMHPILWSRLTNRRLTAPHVKVAVLSTYENRCFDLADLPMVFHPQTDLVILNYIANYIIQNKKVNKDFVGKHVNFRIGNTDIGYGLRPEDPREKNAVNAKAAGGSKEYTFEEYAKFVSEYTLDKAHEISGVPKKDLEALAELYADPKRKVVSYWTMGFNQHTRGSWANNLVYNIHLLTGKISEPGNGPFSLTGQPSACGTAREVGTFAHRLPADMVVKNPKHREVAEKIWKLPAGTIPPKPGYHAVLQSRMLKDGKLNAYWVMCNNNMQAAANINEEGYPGYRNPKNFIVVSDPYPTVTAMAADLILPTAMWVEKEGAYGNAERRTQFFRQQVKAPGEAKSDLWQLVEFSKYFTTDEVWPKELLDKNPTYKGKTLYDILFANGQVDKFPLSELQQGHDNDESHHFGYYLQKGLFEEYASFGRGHGHDLAPFEMYHKARGLRWPVVDKKETLWRFREGYDPYVKKGEGVRFYGKPDGKAVIFALPYEPPPEVPDKEYDLWLCTGRVLEHWHSGSMTRRVPELYRAVPDALVFMHPKDAETRGLKRGQLVKIVSPRGEITCPVETRGRNKVPEGLVFIPWFDAGRLVNKLILDATCPISKETDFKKCPVKVIKA, via the coding sequence ATGAAAATGAACAGGCGTGATTTTATAAAGGCCAATGCTGCTCTGGCTGCTGCCGCAGTCGCGGGTACACAGCTTCCGGCAGCTGAAAAGGCCTTGGCTGCTCAGGGAGACGACGGCATCAGATGGGACAAGGCACCTTGTCGTTTCTGCGGCACAGGTTGCAGCGTTCTGGTGGGCACCAAGAACGGGAAGATCGTGGCCACCCAGGGTGATCCTGATGCCCCGGTAAACAGAGGGTTGAACTGTATCAAGGGTTATTTCCTGACCAAGATCATGTACGGCAAGGACCGGCTGACCAAGCCGTTGTTGCGTACGAAGAACGGCAAGTACGATAAGAACGGCGAGTTCACGCCGGTTTCCTGGGATGAGGCCTTTGGGATCATGGCGGAAAAATTTAAAGAGGCCATCAAGAAGAACGGGCCGACCACGGTGGGCATGTTCGGTTCCGGCCAATGGCAGGTCTGGGAGGGCTATGCCGCAGTTAAACTTTTCAAGGCCGGTTTGTTATCCAATAATCTTGACCCCAATGCCCGTCACTGCATGGCCTCGGCTGTGGCCGGTTTCATGCGTACCTTCGGGATTGACGAGCCTATGGGCTGTTATGACGACTTGGAAAAGGCGGACGCCTTTGTTCTCTGGGGTTCCAATATGGCCGAGATGCATCCCATCCTCTGGTCACGACTTACGAACCGCCGTTTGACAGCACCTCATGTCAAAGTGGCTGTCTTGTCCACCTATGAAAATCGCTGCTTTGATTTGGCGGACCTTCCTATGGTGTTTCATCCGCAGACCGACCTCGTTATTCTGAATTATATTGCCAACTATATTATTCAGAATAAGAAGGTGAATAAAGATTTTGTGGGAAAACATGTCAACTTCCGCATCGGTAATACCGATATCGGCTATGGCCTGCGCCCGGAAGATCCCAGGGAAAAAAATGCTGTCAACGCCAAGGCGGCGGGCGGGTCCAAGGAGTATACCTTTGAGGAGTACGCCAAGTTTGTTTCTGAGTACACCCTGGATAAGGCCCATGAGATATCCGGTGTACCAAAAAAAGACTTGGAGGCCTTAGCAGAACTGTACGCTGATCCCAAACGCAAGGTGGTTTCTTATTGGACGATGGGCTTTAACCAGCATACCCGAGGGAGTTGGGCTAACAACCTTGTTTATAATATTCATCTGCTCACCGGTAAGATCTCTGAGCCGGGTAACGGTCCCTTTTCTTTGACCGGTCAGCCTTCAGCCTGCGGCACAGCCCGTGAGGTCGGCACCTTTGCCCATCGCCTGCCTGCTGATATGGTGGTGAAAAATCCCAAGCATCGAGAGGTGGCTGAAAAGATTTGGAAACTGCCTGCCGGGACCATTCCGCCTAAGCCGGGTTATCATGCTGTGCTGCAAAGCCGGATGCTGAAAGACGGTAAGCTCAATGCCTATTGGGTGATGTGTAATAATAATATGCAGGCAGCGGCCAATATAAATGAGGAGGGGTATCCCGGCTACCGTAATCCGAAAAATTTTATTGTGGTCTCTGATCCCTATCCGACAGTCACAGCCATGGCTGCTGACTTGATCTTGCCCACAGCCATGTGGGTTGAAAAAGAAGGGGCTTACGGCAATGCGGAACGGCGGACCCAGTTTTTCCGGCAGCAGGTCAAGGCTCCGGGCGAGGCAAAGAGTGATCTCTGGCAGTTGGTGGAGTTTTCCAAATACTTCACAACCGATGAGGTTTGGCCCAAGGAACTGCTGGACAAGAACCCGACGTACAAGGGTAAGACCTTGTATGATATCCTTTTTGCCAACGGCCAAGTGGATAAGTTTCCCTTGAGCGAACTCCAGCAAGGCCATGATAATGATGAGTCGCATCACTTTGGCTATTATCTGCAAAAAGGACTCTTTGAGGAGTATGCCAGTTTTGGTCGAGGCCACGGTCATGATTTGGCCCCCTTTGAGATGTACCATAAGGCACGAGGCCTGCGCTGGCCCGTGGTCGATAAAAAAGAGACCTTGTGGCGTTTCCGGGAGGGATACGACCCTTACGTCAAAAAAGGCGAAGGCGTTCGTTTCTACGGTAAGCCGGACGGGAAAGCGGTTATTTTTGCCCTGCCTTACGAACCACCTCCAGAAGTGCCGGATAAGGAATACGATCTCTGGCTCTGTACAGGTCGGGTTTTAGAGCACTGGCATTCCGGTTCCATGACCAGAAGGGTACCTGAGCTGTACCGGGCTGTCCCTGATGCCTTGGTTTTTATGCATCCCAAGGATGCGGAAACGCGAGGACTGAAGCGCGGGCAGCTGGTCAAGATTGTTTCTCCTCGTGGTGAAATTACCTGCCCAGTAGAAACAAGGGGGCGAAATAAGGTTCCTGAAGGATTGGTTTTTATCCCTTGGTTTGATGCGGGTCGGTTGGTGAATAAGCTGATTTTGGATGCCACCTGTCCGATCTCCAAGGAGACGGATTTTAAGAAATGTCCTGTTAAGGTGATCAAGGCTTGA
- a CDS encoding zinc ribbon domain-containing protein, whose amino-acid sequence MPIYEYECPACEKVFEVHQGINDNLLTSCSVCGGDVKKIVSMSSFHLKGGGWYSDGYATGSSAQGSAANKAVEKSTTSTDSTKKAPSCGTDSACKGCSTAPSSASS is encoded by the coding sequence ATGCCGATTTACGAGTACGAGTGCCCTGCTTGTGAGAAAGTGTTTGAAGTACACCAGGGGATAAATGATAACCTACTGACATCCTGCTCTGTTTGTGGTGGGGATGTGAAAAAAATTGTGTCCATGAGTTCCTTTCATCTGAAAGGTGGAGGGTGGTATTCGGACGGATATGCAACAGGTTCGTCAGCTCAGGGGAGTGCGGCTAATAAAGCTGTGGAGAAAAGCACGACGAGTACTGATTCGACCAAAAAAGCACCTTCGTGTGGTACCGACAGTGCTTGCAAGGGATGTTCTACTGCTCCTTCCTCCGCGTCTTCCTGA
- the rpsA gene encoding 30S ribosomal protein S1, with translation MSEEQFADLFQDKTGSAKIQPGDKIDAVIADINGENIFLDLGGKSEGILGASEFRDEHDELTVNIGDTVSVFLLRNRGGEQVFTTKIGAGQVGLEELEQAFHNHIPVQGKVTSEIKGGFQITVAGQRGFCPYSQMGLRRIDNPDEYLEQSMAFKIIEFGSKGRNIILSARAVQEEEREELREKLKETLCEGDKVEGTVSSLQKFGAFVDLGGVDGLIPISELAWGQTDKVDDVLSQGQRVEVIVKKLDWDKNRISLSLKDTLENPWDQVETKYAPASVHTGVVSRLAQFGAFITLEPGIDGLLHISKLGSGRRINHPREVLEAGQEITVKIDSVDLEKKRISLVPEDYTAKAEEEKAAKNEYAPPKESAPKSMGTLGDLLQAQMKGKKK, from the coding sequence ATGAGTGAAGAACAATTTGCAGACCTTTTTCAGGACAAAACCGGTAGCGCAAAAATTCAGCCGGGAGATAAGATTGACGCTGTGATTGCCGATATCAACGGCGAAAATATCTTTCTGGATCTGGGCGGAAAAAGCGAAGGCATTCTCGGAGCATCTGAATTTCGTGATGAACACGATGAGTTGACGGTAAACATAGGGGATACAGTTTCTGTCTTTCTTTTAAGAAATCGAGGAGGCGAACAGGTCTTCACAACAAAAATCGGTGCCGGACAAGTCGGTCTGGAAGAACTTGAACAGGCGTTTCATAACCATATTCCAGTGCAGGGTAAAGTTACTTCTGAAATCAAAGGCGGTTTTCAAATTACCGTTGCTGGCCAGCGCGGTTTCTGCCCCTATTCACAGATGGGATTACGCAGGATTGATAACCCGGACGAGTATCTTGAGCAGAGTATGGCTTTTAAGATTATCGAATTTGGGAGCAAAGGCCGCAATATCATCCTCTCAGCCCGGGCTGTACAGGAAGAAGAAAGGGAAGAACTTCGAGAGAAACTGAAAGAAACCTTATGTGAAGGCGATAAGGTTGAAGGAACGGTCAGCTCTTTGCAGAAGTTCGGGGCCTTTGTCGATCTCGGGGGTGTGGATGGATTGATTCCAATCTCCGAATTGGCTTGGGGACAAACAGACAAAGTTGATGACGTGTTGAGTCAGGGGCAGCGCGTTGAAGTCATTGTCAAAAAGCTGGACTGGGACAAAAATCGCATTTCCCTGAGCCTGAAAGATACCTTGGAAAATCCTTGGGATCAGGTGGAAACAAAATATGCTCCGGCCAGTGTGCATACTGGTGTTGTCTCCCGGCTCGCTCAATTCGGGGCCTTTATCACCTTGGAACCCGGCATTGACGGCCTGCTCCATATTTCCAAACTCGGCTCAGGTCGCCGCATCAACCATCCTCGCGAAGTTCTGGAGGCCGGGCAGGAGATCACGGTTAAAATTGACAGCGTGGACTTAGAGAAAAAACGTATCTCCCTGGTACCGGAGGATTACACGGCCAAAGCGGAAGAGGAAAAGGCGGCAAAGAATGAGTACGCCCCACCCAAAGAAAGTGCTCCCAAATCCATGGGCACGCTGGGTGATCTTCTCCAGGCCCAGATGAAGGGGAAGAAAAAGTAG
- a CDS encoding MucR family transcriptional regulator: MSKTLVEMTADIIKSQISGSNMGTEEIKAALNDTYQALKDLQEAEQAGTDIEEKEETPAMDPKRSIQKNKIVCLECGQSFKMLTKHLKSHSMTSKEYRKKYGFSSTQSLCAKALSEERSQASKERGIHPNLRKTFGNRSKKNKK, encoded by the coding sequence ATGAGCAAAACACTCGTTGAAATGACCGCTGACATCATCAAGTCACAAATAAGCGGATCTAATATGGGCACTGAAGAAATCAAAGCAGCACTCAACGACACCTATCAGGCTCTCAAGGATTTACAGGAGGCAGAACAAGCCGGAACGGATATTGAAGAAAAAGAAGAAACACCGGCAATGGACCCCAAGAGATCTATTCAAAAAAACAAAATCGTCTGCCTGGAATGCGGTCAATCTTTCAAAATGCTGACCAAGCACTTGAAGTCACACAGTATGACTTCAAAAGAATACCGCAAAAAATACGGTTTCAGCAGTACACAATCGCTTTGCGCAAAAGCACTTTCAGAAGAACGCTCCCAGGCCAGCAAAGAACGTGGTATTCACCCTAACTTGCGTAAAACTTTCGGCAACAGATCAAAAAAAAATAAGAAATAA
- a CDS encoding outer membrane lipoprotein carrier protein LolA has product MLKRNAPQTLVLLICFLFFALSLQNRTAEAAEVPGEQLEKIQQFYRNLTSLSFDFKQITNSNGRTREGAGNSIFYRPSSTSSGIMRWDYNKPGKQIILNDGKELSIYTKKDKQLLIMSAKKLQSDITYSFFIGKSDLKEDFDLLPAAPRFTGGTNAQSDIAIQLIPKQPHGQIKSLHFWFDKDAKKIRRLLMEDHFETTTDLIFNNIEFNALPADSSQATADLIRLNLPSDTEIIRQ; this is encoded by the coding sequence ATGCTTAAACGAAATGCACCCCAAACTCTCGTCCTGCTCATCTGTTTTTTATTCTTTGCTCTTTCACTGCAAAACCGAACGGCGGAAGCCGCAGAAGTCCCGGGTGAACAACTCGAAAAAATACAGCAGTTCTATCGTAACCTGACCAGCCTCAGCTTTGATTTCAAGCAAATCACCAACAGCAACGGCAGAACCAGAGAAGGTGCAGGTAACAGCATATTTTACCGTCCCTCCTCAACAAGCTCCGGCATTATGCGCTGGGATTACAACAAACCCGGCAAACAAATTATCTTGAACGACGGCAAAGAACTTTCTATCTATACAAAGAAAGACAAACAGCTGCTCATTATGTCGGCAAAAAAATTGCAATCAGATATAACCTATTCCTTTTTTATCGGAAAGAGTGATCTTAAAGAGGATTTCGACCTCCTGCCCGCAGCCCCCCGCTTTACCGGAGGAACGAATGCTCAATCAGACATTGCAATCCAGCTGATCCCTAAACAACCCCATGGTCAAATCAAATCACTCCATTTCTGGTTTGATAAGGATGCAAAAAAGATCAGGCGACTTCTTATGGAAGACCATTTTGAAACAACAACAGACCTCATCTTCAATAATATTGAATTCAATGCGTTACCTGCGGATTCATCACAAGCAACCGCTGACCTGATCCGGTTGAACCTTCCTTCTGATACGGAAATTATCAGACAATAA
- a CDS encoding chaperone NapD — MNISGIVVQVSPDKSAAVQKQLGAFSGVELHAVNKEKGSLVITLEDTPGNVPADIMMNIQNIQGVLAASLIYNYCDE; from the coding sequence ATGAATATTTCCGGTATAGTTGTTCAGGTTTCCCCAGATAAGTCAGCAGCGGTTCAAAAACAGCTGGGAGCATTTTCCGGCGTGGAACTCCATGCTGTGAATAAAGAAAAAGGATCTCTAGTCATTACCTTGGAAGATACACCGGGTAATGTGCCAGCTGATATAATGATGAACATCCAAAATATCCAGGGCGTTCTCGCTGCGTCCCTTATTTATAACTATTGTGATGAGTGA
- the napG gene encoding ferredoxin-type protein NapG encodes MDTDKDIDKKDKNRKKETARRRFLTETLSAAAGALVLAAGLGAYQRSAQAVPARAIRPPGALPEKKFQAACLRCGQCVRACHTNLLQNNTREEIAFDQPAEVNPNASVKLEPVLRLAKCGVDVPVGTPYFIPRISPCRLCEDMPCVQACPSGALNKRVLLDEKKQPSIYEARMGLAVLIDHENCIGFQGLRCDVCYRNCPVIDKALTLDMQINRRTEVHTRFIPTVHSKHCTGCGKCERSCILEHPAIKVLPIEQARGELGHHYRLGWKEKEEAGKSLIPEALQLPVRRPEELP; translated from the coding sequence GTGGATACTGATAAAGATATTGATAAAAAAGATAAAAATCGAAAAAAAGAGACAGCTCGGCGGCGATTTTTGACGGAAACGCTTTCGGCTGCGGCCGGTGCCTTGGTGCTGGCAGCAGGCTTGGGAGCGTATCAGCGTTCTGCACAGGCTGTGCCTGCACGGGCAATACGACCGCCAGGGGCCTTGCCGGAAAAGAAGTTTCAGGCAGCCTGTTTGCGTTGCGGTCAATGTGTCAGGGCCTGCCATACCAATCTTTTGCAGAATAATACGAGAGAGGAGATTGCTTTTGATCAGCCAGCTGAAGTAAATCCCAATGCTTCGGTGAAACTTGAACCGGTGTTGCGGTTGGCGAAATGCGGTGTTGATGTCCCTGTTGGTACGCCGTACTTCATTCCTCGGATTAGCCCGTGCAGATTATGCGAGGATATGCCTTGCGTTCAAGCCTGTCCATCTGGTGCGCTGAATAAGCGAGTTCTTCTGGATGAAAAAAAACAGCCCTCAATTTATGAGGCCCGGATGGGACTGGCAGTGCTTATTGATCATGAAAACTGCATCGGTTTTCAGGGGCTGCGCTGTGATGTCTGCTACCGGAACTGCCCTGTGATTGATAAGGCTCTTACCTTGGATATGCAGATTAATCGGAGAACCGAAGTGCATACCCGCTTTATTCCCACGGTGCATTCTAAACACTGCACCGGTTGCGGTAAATGCGAGCGTTCCTGTATCCTGGAACATCCGGCGATTAAAGTTTTGCCTATTGAACAGGCGCGGGGTGAGTTGGGGCATCATTATCGGCTGGGCTGGAAGGAAAAGGAAGAGGCTGGTAAATCCTTAATACCTGAAGCGTTGCAACTGCCTGTGAGAAGGCCGGAGGAATTGCCATGA
- a CDS encoding nitrate reductase cytochrome c-type subunit, protein MKRIFFPLFLVILICSFSLAYGEGLQSLRGGADIPADSTPAVDMDWQPPGAAVPRTSAHQPPLIPHDIKGMAISKAMNMCLACHGVEGTGAPKPFATHYTDRDGAAGESISQRWYFCTQCHVGQVDAPPLVENTFKEK, encoded by the coding sequence ATGAAAAGGATATTTTTTCCTCTTTTTCTTGTGATACTTATTTGCTCATTTTCCCTTGCTTACGGTGAGGGCCTTCAATCACTCCGTGGGGGCGCGGATATCCCGGCAGATTCAACTCCGGCTGTGGACATGGATTGGCAACCGCCCGGTGCTGCTGTTCCTCGAACTTCTGCCCATCAGCCACCGTTGATTCCTCATGATATAAAAGGGATGGCTATTTCAAAAGCTATGAACATGTGTCTGGCCTGTCATGGAGTGGAAGGTACCGGGGCTCCGAAGCCCTTTGCCACCCATTACACAGATCGGGATGGCGCAGCAGGGGAGAGCATTTCGCAACGTTGGTATTTTTGTACCCAATGTCATGTCGGGCAAGTGGATGCTCCGCCTTTAGTAGAGAACACCTTTAAGGAAAAATAA
- a CDS encoding VanZ family protein: MREKNIPTKLRITLTIAYLLCIYTTLGIARPLVEHLRSTAILLPTVITLFGGSLPLALFWRYSKISRKQFLLRILLIITLLCCAFLISALPEERLHFLTYGLAGWLICWSMETTPVFSNTQEKSRFLRQIFSWLIPCLLVWIAGGVDELIQWWLPNRVFDIRDIIFNGTAGMMGIALFGTGRQQLKETA; encoded by the coding sequence ATGCGTGAAAAAAACATACCGACCAAGCTCCGCATAACCTTAACGATCGCTTACCTCCTCTGTATTTACACCACCCTCGGCATTGCCCGTCCTCTTGTCGAACACCTCCGCTCAACAGCCATCCTGCTCCCTACAGTCATTACACTCTTTGGCGGAAGCCTGCCCCTTGCTCTGTTCTGGAGATACAGCAAGATCAGTCGAAAGCAATTTCTTCTCCGAATCCTTCTGATCATCACCCTGCTCTGCTGCGCCTTTCTCATATCAGCCCTCCCGGAAGAACGCCTCCATTTTCTCACCTACGGTCTGGCAGGTTGGTTGATCTGTTGGAGCATGGAAACAACACCTGTCTTTTCAAATACACAGGAAAAAAGCCGGTTCCTGCGCCAAATTTTTTCTTGGCTCATCCCCTGCCTGCTGGTCTGGATTGCTGGCGGTGTGGACGAACTGATTCAATGGTGGCTGCCCAATCGAGTCTTTGATATCCGAGATATTATTTTTAATGGCACAGCAGGAATGATGGGAATTGCACTCTTCGGCACAGGTAGGCAACAACTGAAAGAGACAGCGTAA